The sequence CCTGAAGGAGCTTGGCCTGTGAGCGGCGAATCAAAAGTTATCCTGTATTCCACCCACGACGGCCGCACGGAGATCCAACTCCGAGCCGAAGGCGGCACCGTCTGGCTGACCCAGCTCGAAATCGCCGAGCTGTTTGCGTCCACCAAACAAAACGTGGGCATGCATATTCGCAATGTGTTGGAGGATGCCGAGTTGAGGGAGACTTCAGTTGTAAAGGAATCCTTTACAACTGCCGCCGATGGCAAGAGCTACCGCACTAAACTATACCGTCTGGAAATGATCCTCGCTGTAGGCTATCGGGTGAAAGGCCCGCGAGGTATCCAGTTCCGGCAGTGGGCCACTCAAAACCTTCGCGAGTATCTGGTCAAAGGCTTCGTCATGAACGACGAGCGGCTGAAGAACCCTGGAGGATGGGACTACTTCGACGAACTGCTCGCACGCATCCGCGAGATCCGGGCTTCGGAAAAGCGCTTCTATCAGAAAGTGCGAGACATCTACACCACCGCAGTGGACTACGAGTCCGACAGCGGACAGGCGCAAGCTTTCTTCAAAAAGGTGCAGAACAAAATACTTTGGGCAGTCACGGGACAGACAGCCGCCGAACTCATTCGCG comes from Verrucomicrobiales bacterium and encodes:
- a CDS encoding virulence RhuM family protein, with the protein product MSGESKVILYSTHDGRTEIQLRAEGGTVWLTQLEIAELFASTKQNVGMHIRNVLEDAELRETSVVKESFTTAADGKSYRTKLYRLEMILAVGYRVKGPRGIQFRQWATQNLREYLVKGFVMNDERLKNPGGWDYFDELLARIREIRASEKRFYQKVRDIYTTAVDYESDSGQAQAFFKKVQNKILWAVTGQTAAELIRDRANPSLPNMGLQTWQGGRVRKQDVTVAKNYLKQTEIEELDRIVVMYLDYAEDQAKRRKAMTMEEWSAKLDAFLTFNERDVLDHPGKVSHEIAEKLAHERYDHFDESRREAERRAEEEEDVKSLGAITKTIQHTARNAKKPKAK